ACGGCGAGCAGCTCTCCCACGTCTTGTCTTAGCGGCGTATGAAGTTGTGTGCAGTACCGCGTGGAACTGCGCCTCTGATTCTAGTGAATGACATCACCCCCGACAAACCCCGGGTTCAGGTGCTGGTCGGCGGCTCAGCGGGTGCCCCGATGGCACTCGGCCTCAGGCACCGCCTCCGGCGGTGACGACGCCGCCATCGGCGGTGAGCACCTGGGCGGTGATCCAGTCGGCGTCGTCGGAGGCGAGATAGGCGACGGCACCGGCAATGTCCTCGGGAGTGCCGAGGCGCTTGGCCGGGTACGCGGAGGCGACCTGCTCTTCCCTGCCTTCGTAGAGGGCGGTCGCGAATTTCGTCTTCACGACTGCCGGGGCGACGGCGTTGACACGGATATCCGGGCCGAGCTCCACGGCGAGGGTCTTCGTCAGATGCGAGACCGCCGCTTTCGAAATGCCGTAGAAGCCGATCCCCTCGCTCGGGACCTGACCGGCGACGGAGGACAGCGTCACCACGCGCCCCTTGTTCTCACGAAACTTCAAGCCATCGTGGTGGACGGCGTCCTGCACCCAGGCCAGTGTTCCGAGCACGTTGACCTCGAAGATCTTCCGCGCAGCGTCGAGCTCCATATCGACGAGCGGGCCGTAGACCGGGTTGATTCCCGCATTCGCCACCAGCACGTCGAGGCGGCCGAATTTCTCCGCGATCGTGTCGAATACATCTGCCCGGTGGGCCGGGTCGTCGGCCTTGCCGGCGATGGCGAGCGCCGTGCCGTCCGGGAACTCAGCGACCGCCTCGCTCAGCGCTTCGGGTTTGCGTGCGGTGAGGACCACAGTGGCCCCCTCCGCATTGAGCCTCCGGGCGATTCCGAGTCCGATGCCACGGCTGGCGCCGGTGATGACGGCCACCTGCCCTTCGAAGCGGCGACCGGATTTCGGAACCGACGAGGAGGCCTTGGACTGGGTGGGTGAGGTGTCGTCTGACATAGATGAACTCCAGTGTTCGTGCGGTGACGTGATCATTCGGTGCCGAGCCTGCCGAACGCCGCGAAGCGAGCGTTCGTTCAGCGATCGGCTCTCATCGTAGGCACACGCGTCGGAGGAAGACAAGAGCTGTGCCATCAGCAGGCGAGGATGGCGGTCGACCGACATCGGGTGAGAATGAAGACATGAATCATCTCGAGTTCCACCTCGACCTCGGCCCGGCCGAGCAGTTCCCTCTCGCCCGGGAGGCGATCTTCTCCTGGACGCTGCAGGAACTCGCCGGCGTGGTCGTCCGCCCCGCTCGCCGAGTTGCCGAGGGCCAGATCGTCTCTCTGGGACTCAACCCCGGATGGCCGGCCTCGCCGAGGCGGCTGCGCGGTCGCGATCTGCTCGTACCCGTGGGTTCGTACGTCGTGA
Above is a window of Brevibacterium siliguriense DNA encoding:
- a CDS encoding SDR family oxidoreductase; translation: MSDDTSPTQSKASSSVPKSGRRFEGQVAVITGASRGIGLGIARRLNAEGATVVLTARKPEALSEAVAEFPDGTALAIAGKADDPAHRADVFDTIAEKFGRLDVLVANAGINPVYGPLVDMELDAARKIFEVNVLGTLAWVQDAVHHDGLKFRENKGRVVTLSSVAGQVPSEGIGFYGISKAAVSHLTKTLAVELGPDIRVNAVAPAVVKTKFATALYEGREEQVASAYPAKRLGTPEDIAGAVAYLASDDADWITAQVLTADGGVVTAGGGA